The proteins below come from a single Solea senegalensis isolate Sse05_10M linkage group LG2, IFAPA_SoseM_1, whole genome shotgun sequence genomic window:
- the LOC122784583 gene encoding sodium- and chloride-dependent GABA transporter 2-like isoform X2 yields the protein MSVRVLMLPEPAMADPLQPQQEDPLLSKLHNGSLPNGKEVPKHALLHARGQWASKAEFLLAVAGQIIGLGNVWRFPYLCYKNGGGVFFVPYLLFLVLCGIPLFLLETSLGQYLSLGGVSAWRTICPLFGGLGYASQVIILHGCVYYVVILAWALFYLSYSFQAELPWSHCNNTWNTESCVLFDHLNRTANVSSLPENASSPVMEFWEREVLRLSPNLDELGPVSWKLALCLAVVWLVCYFCVWKGVKSTGKVVYLTATFPYVMLFVLLVRGATLPGATQGIMYYLKPNHTRLADPQVWMDAGTQVFFSYGICLGSLTALGSYNKYNNNCYKDSFMLCLLNSATSFLAGFAIFSVLGFMAQEQGVDIGSVAQSGPGLAFIAYPRAVSMMPLPQLWSVCFFLMIIMLGLDTQFVSLEALMTSVTDLYPHLLRRGHRRELLLLFVCVVCFLMGLVMVTPGGLYVFQIYDKYSCSGASLLLLSIFQSLAIGWVYGAERFCANIRDMIGYSPLPVFKLCWKYFTPAVCTATFVFSLVCWSPLSLGKGLVAPAWATALGWILTLSSVSLLPIWAIYALVTTPGTLTQRFTVLCSPAILSSPGLHHVSTHNAALPLTEKPITGVTLDHMT from the exons AT GAGCGTGCGTGTGTTGATGCTGCCTGAACCTGCGATGGCTGACCCACTGCAACCTCAGCAAGAAGACCCGCTGCTGAGCAAGCTCCACAATGGGAGCCTCCCCAACGGCAAAGAAGTCCCGAAACATGCCCTGCTGCACGCCAGGGGCCAGTGGGCGAGTAAAGCCGAGTTCCTCCTGGCCGTGGCCGGGCAGATCATCGGGTTGGGCAACGTCTGGAGGTTCCCGTACCTCTGCTACAAGAATGGTGGAG gtgtGTTCTTTGTACCTTACCTGCTGTTCCTGGTGCTGTGTGGCATCCCGCTCTTCCTGCTGGAGACCTCGCTGGGTCAGTACCTCAGTCTGGGAGGTGTCAGCGCCTGGAGGACCATCTGCCCACTGTTTGGAG ggCTTGGTTACGCCAGTCAGGTGATCATCCTGCACGGCTGCGTCTACTACGTTGTCATCCTGGCGTGGGCCCTCTTTTATCTGTCCTACAGCTTCCAGGCCGAGCTGCCCTGGTCACACTGTAACAACACGTGGAACACCG aGTCGTGTGTCCTCTTTGATCACCTCAACCGGACCGCTAATGTGAGCAGCCTGCCAGAGAACGCCTCGTCTCCTGTCATGGAGTTCTGGGA GCGGGAGGTTCTCCGGCTCTCCCCTAACTTAGACGAGCTGGGTCCAGTCAGCTGGAAGTTGGCTCTGTGTCTGGCCGTCGTCTGGCTCGTCTGCTACTTCTGCGTCTGGAAGGGAGTCAAGTCCACCGGGAAG GTGGTTTACCTGACGGCCACCTTCCCATATGTCatgctgtttgtgctgctggtGCGCGGGGCCACGCTGCCCGGAGCCACACAGGGAATCATGTACTACCTCAAGCCCAACCACACCCGCCTGGCAGAcccacag gtatGGATGGATGCTGGAACCCAGGTCTTTTTCTCCTACGGAATCTGCTTGGGCAGTCTCACCGCCCTGGGCAgctacaacaaatacaacaataactgCTACAA AGACTCCTTCATGCTGTGCCTCCTGAACAGCGCCACCAGTTTCCTGGCAGGTTTCGCCATCTTCTCGGTGCTGGGCTTCATGGCACAGGAGCAGGGCGTGGACATCGGCAGCGTGGCTCAGTCAG gTCCTGGCCTCGCCTTCATTGCCTACCCCAGAGCCGTATCCATGATGCCGCTCCCTCAGCTCTGGTCCGTCTGCTTCTTCCTCATGATCATCATGCTGGGGCTGGACACGCAG TTTGTGAGCCTGGAGGCTCTGATGACGTCGGTGACGGACCTGTACCCTCACCTGCTCAGACGAGGCCACCGCcgcgagctgctgctgctgtttgtctgcGTCGTCTGCTTCCTCATGGGCCTGGTCATGGTCACTCCG GGAGGTCTGTACGTGTTCCAGATCTATGATAAATACTCCTGCAGCGGAGcgagtctgctgctgctctccatcTTCCAGTCTCTGGCCATCGGCTGGGTCTACG GAGCCGAGCGCTTCTGCGCCAACATCAGGGACATGATCGGCTACAGCCCGCTGCCCGTCTTCAAGCTGTGCTGGAAATACTTCACCCCAGCTGTGTGCACG GCCACCTTTGTGTTCTCCCTGGTGTGTTGGTCTCCGCTCAGTCTGGGTAAAGGCCTCGTGGCTCCGGCCTGGGCCACGGCACTGGGCTGGATCCTCACCCTCTCGTCCGTCTCCCTGCTTCCCATCTGGGCCATTTACGCCCTGGTCACCACCCCGGGAACCCTGACACAG CGCTTCACAGTTCTGTGCAGCCCCGCCATTCTCTCGTCGCCGGGCCTCCACCACGTCTCCACCCACAACGCCGCTCTGCCTCTCACCGAGAAGCCAATCACAGGTGTCACCCTGGATCACATGACCTGA
- the LOC122784583 gene encoding sodium- and chloride-dependent GABA transporter 2-like isoform X1 translates to MFSVRSVRVLMLPEPAMADPLQPQQEDPLLSKLHNGSLPNGKEVPKHALLHARGQWASKAEFLLAVAGQIIGLGNVWRFPYLCYKNGGGVFFVPYLLFLVLCGIPLFLLETSLGQYLSLGGVSAWRTICPLFGGLGYASQVIILHGCVYYVVILAWALFYLSYSFQAELPWSHCNNTWNTESCVLFDHLNRTANVSSLPENASSPVMEFWEREVLRLSPNLDELGPVSWKLALCLAVVWLVCYFCVWKGVKSTGKVVYLTATFPYVMLFVLLVRGATLPGATQGIMYYLKPNHTRLADPQVWMDAGTQVFFSYGICLGSLTALGSYNKYNNNCYKDSFMLCLLNSATSFLAGFAIFSVLGFMAQEQGVDIGSVAQSGPGLAFIAYPRAVSMMPLPQLWSVCFFLMIIMLGLDTQFVSLEALMTSVTDLYPHLLRRGHRRELLLLFVCVVCFLMGLVMVTPGGLYVFQIYDKYSCSGASLLLLSIFQSLAIGWVYGAERFCANIRDMIGYSPLPVFKLCWKYFTPAVCTATFVFSLVCWSPLSLGKGLVAPAWATALGWILTLSSVSLLPIWAIYALVTTPGTLTQRFTVLCSPAILSSPGLHHVSTHNAALPLTEKPITGVTLDHMT, encoded by the exons ATGTTTTCCGTCAGGAGCGTGCGTGTGTTGATGCTGCCTGAACCTGCGATGGCTGACCCACTGCAACCTCAGCAAGAAGACCCGCTGCTGAGCAAGCTCCACAATGGGAGCCTCCCCAACGGCAAAGAAGTCCCGAAACATGCCCTGCTGCACGCCAGGGGCCAGTGGGCGAGTAAAGCCGAGTTCCTCCTGGCCGTGGCCGGGCAGATCATCGGGTTGGGCAACGTCTGGAGGTTCCCGTACCTCTGCTACAAGAATGGTGGAG gtgtGTTCTTTGTACCTTACCTGCTGTTCCTGGTGCTGTGTGGCATCCCGCTCTTCCTGCTGGAGACCTCGCTGGGTCAGTACCTCAGTCTGGGAGGTGTCAGCGCCTGGAGGACCATCTGCCCACTGTTTGGAG ggCTTGGTTACGCCAGTCAGGTGATCATCCTGCACGGCTGCGTCTACTACGTTGTCATCCTGGCGTGGGCCCTCTTTTATCTGTCCTACAGCTTCCAGGCCGAGCTGCCCTGGTCACACTGTAACAACACGTGGAACACCG aGTCGTGTGTCCTCTTTGATCACCTCAACCGGACCGCTAATGTGAGCAGCCTGCCAGAGAACGCCTCGTCTCCTGTCATGGAGTTCTGGGA GCGGGAGGTTCTCCGGCTCTCCCCTAACTTAGACGAGCTGGGTCCAGTCAGCTGGAAGTTGGCTCTGTGTCTGGCCGTCGTCTGGCTCGTCTGCTACTTCTGCGTCTGGAAGGGAGTCAAGTCCACCGGGAAG GTGGTTTACCTGACGGCCACCTTCCCATATGTCatgctgtttgtgctgctggtGCGCGGGGCCACGCTGCCCGGAGCCACACAGGGAATCATGTACTACCTCAAGCCCAACCACACCCGCCTGGCAGAcccacag gtatGGATGGATGCTGGAACCCAGGTCTTTTTCTCCTACGGAATCTGCTTGGGCAGTCTCACCGCCCTGGGCAgctacaacaaatacaacaataactgCTACAA AGACTCCTTCATGCTGTGCCTCCTGAACAGCGCCACCAGTTTCCTGGCAGGTTTCGCCATCTTCTCGGTGCTGGGCTTCATGGCACAGGAGCAGGGCGTGGACATCGGCAGCGTGGCTCAGTCAG gTCCTGGCCTCGCCTTCATTGCCTACCCCAGAGCCGTATCCATGATGCCGCTCCCTCAGCTCTGGTCCGTCTGCTTCTTCCTCATGATCATCATGCTGGGGCTGGACACGCAG TTTGTGAGCCTGGAGGCTCTGATGACGTCGGTGACGGACCTGTACCCTCACCTGCTCAGACGAGGCCACCGCcgcgagctgctgctgctgtttgtctgcGTCGTCTGCTTCCTCATGGGCCTGGTCATGGTCACTCCG GGAGGTCTGTACGTGTTCCAGATCTATGATAAATACTCCTGCAGCGGAGcgagtctgctgctgctctccatcTTCCAGTCTCTGGCCATCGGCTGGGTCTACG GAGCCGAGCGCTTCTGCGCCAACATCAGGGACATGATCGGCTACAGCCCGCTGCCCGTCTTCAAGCTGTGCTGGAAATACTTCACCCCAGCTGTGTGCACG GCCACCTTTGTGTTCTCCCTGGTGTGTTGGTCTCCGCTCAGTCTGGGTAAAGGCCTCGTGGCTCCGGCCTGGGCCACGGCACTGGGCTGGATCCTCACCCTCTCGTCCGTCTCCCTGCTTCCCATCTGGGCCATTTACGCCCTGGTCACCACCCCGGGAACCCTGACACAG CGCTTCACAGTTCTGTGCAGCCCCGCCATTCTCTCGTCGCCGGGCCTCCACCACGTCTCCACCCACAACGCCGCTCTGCCTCTCACCGAGAAGCCAATCACAGGTGTCACCCTGGATCACATGACCTGA
- the LOC122784583 gene encoding sodium- and chloride-dependent GABA transporter 2-like isoform X3, with the protein MLPEPAMADPLQPQQEDPLLSKLHNGSLPNGKEVPKHALLHARGQWASKAEFLLAVAGQIIGLGNVWRFPYLCYKNGGGVFFVPYLLFLVLCGIPLFLLETSLGQYLSLGGVSAWRTICPLFGGLGYASQVIILHGCVYYVVILAWALFYLSYSFQAELPWSHCNNTWNTESCVLFDHLNRTANVSSLPENASSPVMEFWEREVLRLSPNLDELGPVSWKLALCLAVVWLVCYFCVWKGVKSTGKVVYLTATFPYVMLFVLLVRGATLPGATQGIMYYLKPNHTRLADPQVWMDAGTQVFFSYGICLGSLTALGSYNKYNNNCYKDSFMLCLLNSATSFLAGFAIFSVLGFMAQEQGVDIGSVAQSGPGLAFIAYPRAVSMMPLPQLWSVCFFLMIIMLGLDTQFVSLEALMTSVTDLYPHLLRRGHRRELLLLFVCVVCFLMGLVMVTPGGLYVFQIYDKYSCSGASLLLLSIFQSLAIGWVYGAERFCANIRDMIGYSPLPVFKLCWKYFTPAVCTATFVFSLVCWSPLSLGKGLVAPAWATALGWILTLSSVSLLPIWAIYALVTTPGTLTQRFTVLCSPAILSSPGLHHVSTHNAALPLTEKPITGVTLDHMT; encoded by the exons ATGCTGCCTGAACCTGCGATGGCTGACCCACTGCAACCTCAGCAAGAAGACCCGCTGCTGAGCAAGCTCCACAATGGGAGCCTCCCCAACGGCAAAGAAGTCCCGAAACATGCCCTGCTGCACGCCAGGGGCCAGTGGGCGAGTAAAGCCGAGTTCCTCCTGGCCGTGGCCGGGCAGATCATCGGGTTGGGCAACGTCTGGAGGTTCCCGTACCTCTGCTACAAGAATGGTGGAG gtgtGTTCTTTGTACCTTACCTGCTGTTCCTGGTGCTGTGTGGCATCCCGCTCTTCCTGCTGGAGACCTCGCTGGGTCAGTACCTCAGTCTGGGAGGTGTCAGCGCCTGGAGGACCATCTGCCCACTGTTTGGAG ggCTTGGTTACGCCAGTCAGGTGATCATCCTGCACGGCTGCGTCTACTACGTTGTCATCCTGGCGTGGGCCCTCTTTTATCTGTCCTACAGCTTCCAGGCCGAGCTGCCCTGGTCACACTGTAACAACACGTGGAACACCG aGTCGTGTGTCCTCTTTGATCACCTCAACCGGACCGCTAATGTGAGCAGCCTGCCAGAGAACGCCTCGTCTCCTGTCATGGAGTTCTGGGA GCGGGAGGTTCTCCGGCTCTCCCCTAACTTAGACGAGCTGGGTCCAGTCAGCTGGAAGTTGGCTCTGTGTCTGGCCGTCGTCTGGCTCGTCTGCTACTTCTGCGTCTGGAAGGGAGTCAAGTCCACCGGGAAG GTGGTTTACCTGACGGCCACCTTCCCATATGTCatgctgtttgtgctgctggtGCGCGGGGCCACGCTGCCCGGAGCCACACAGGGAATCATGTACTACCTCAAGCCCAACCACACCCGCCTGGCAGAcccacag gtatGGATGGATGCTGGAACCCAGGTCTTTTTCTCCTACGGAATCTGCTTGGGCAGTCTCACCGCCCTGGGCAgctacaacaaatacaacaataactgCTACAA AGACTCCTTCATGCTGTGCCTCCTGAACAGCGCCACCAGTTTCCTGGCAGGTTTCGCCATCTTCTCGGTGCTGGGCTTCATGGCACAGGAGCAGGGCGTGGACATCGGCAGCGTGGCTCAGTCAG gTCCTGGCCTCGCCTTCATTGCCTACCCCAGAGCCGTATCCATGATGCCGCTCCCTCAGCTCTGGTCCGTCTGCTTCTTCCTCATGATCATCATGCTGGGGCTGGACACGCAG TTTGTGAGCCTGGAGGCTCTGATGACGTCGGTGACGGACCTGTACCCTCACCTGCTCAGACGAGGCCACCGCcgcgagctgctgctgctgtttgtctgcGTCGTCTGCTTCCTCATGGGCCTGGTCATGGTCACTCCG GGAGGTCTGTACGTGTTCCAGATCTATGATAAATACTCCTGCAGCGGAGcgagtctgctgctgctctccatcTTCCAGTCTCTGGCCATCGGCTGGGTCTACG GAGCCGAGCGCTTCTGCGCCAACATCAGGGACATGATCGGCTACAGCCCGCTGCCCGTCTTCAAGCTGTGCTGGAAATACTTCACCCCAGCTGTGTGCACG GCCACCTTTGTGTTCTCCCTGGTGTGTTGGTCTCCGCTCAGTCTGGGTAAAGGCCTCGTGGCTCCGGCCTGGGCCACGGCACTGGGCTGGATCCTCACCCTCTCGTCCGTCTCCCTGCTTCCCATCTGGGCCATTTACGCCCTGGTCACCACCCCGGGAACCCTGACACAG CGCTTCACAGTTCTGTGCAGCCCCGCCATTCTCTCGTCGCCGGGCCTCCACCACGTCTCCACCCACAACGCCGCTCTGCCTCTCACCGAGAAGCCAATCACAGGTGTCACCCTGGATCACATGACCTGA